In the genome of Fretibacterium sp. OH1220_COT-178, the window GGTGGGCCGCATTCTATGGCTGTACGTGACGATGCGCCAGCTCTCGGTGGCCCTGGGCGTCCTGCTCGCCGGCCACCCGCTCGTGCGGTCCCTCGTCGCGCCAATGGCCGAGGAGGCCGCGCGGCGTCAGGGGAATCTCCTGCCCAGCACCCTCGACCGCGTCAAGGCCATGGCCATCGCAACCGAAAACTGCGGCAACTTTTTCGGCCAGTTGCTTTTCGTCGCCTCGACGGGAGGGCTACTGGTCAAGGCGGCCATGGAACAGGCGGGTTACCCCGTCAGCATCATGAAGATCGCCCTATACGGCGTCCCAACAGCTTTGGCAGCCTACGCCATCGTCGTCGTGCGCTGCCGGCGCCTGGACGAAGCCCTGCGCCAAGAGGCTAGGGAGGCCTGGCAGGATTGACTTTGTCCTCTTTTTTCTCCGA includes:
- a CDS encoding 5-oxoproline transporter, DUF969 family subunit encodes the protein MIKLIGILIVIIGATFEFNLLLTILLAAFITGLVGNMEFIAILETIGNAFTTHRFLSTFLLILPLLGLLERRGLHKKVESILRRGKDASVGRILWLYVTMRQLSVALGVLLAGHPLVRSLVAPMAEEAARRQGNLLPSTLDRVKAMAIATENCGNFFGQLLFVASTGGLLVKAAMEQAGYPVSIMKIALYGVPTALAAYAIVVVRCRRLDEALRQEAREAWQD